atcaatcaaatcaataatataaaattacgaTATTAtccttaataaataatattattaatattctattaatattttcaacaatGACAAAATGgtaatatcatattatctcaaatttaatcaatcaaatcaattaaatcaaacactatattaactatcattttctatttattttattattacaaaatattacTTATCTCCATACTATATATCTCATGCCATGAACTAAACGgtaccttagcataaaaagtaatacttttcatggatgacccaaataagatatctgtctcacaaaatacgactcatgagaccgtctcacacaaatttttgctttttttcAAGGGAGAACATGATCCGGGGGATGAAGAAAAACCACCACAATCATGTTAAGCTAATTGAGAAGCACCAGTCACAAATATCCCATCGAACATTTAAACAGATATTACAATCCAAGTTGTTTATGTTGCAAATCAACCTATGAAACAAAGAGTTTTGCGCCATCAACCGGGCATATCAAATGGGATGGTGGATGGGTCGATCCGTAACCTACTACAACTCACTATTAAGCAGGACGGAGCGGTCGACAAACCTAATCCATTTTGAAGAGATTGATGTCCAGGACTGGTAACGTGGACAACGAGACACACTTGTGAGCCGTAAAAGGGTTTTTGTAATTGATCCACGCCCCAAACACACAAACTAAGGTAGGGTTGAGTCGTCTAACAAATAGTTTTGCTCCATCAAACGGGCATATCAAATGGGATAGCCGGCTGATCTATCCGTAACCTTCCACAACCCACTATTAAACAAGGCGCAACAGTCGACAGACCTTAGCTTTAATTGTATCTATCCACCAAAATCAATCTCGATTAAAATACTTATAAATTTGTTCTAGTTCTGgatatgtaaattttatttgaatctTACAAAATGATACTTTTTATCGAGCTTTAATTTTCTTGTTATCGTTATTGTTGAtgtcattaaaaaaaaagtcaTATATTGAAGGATAAAATCTCAATCTAAGTATATAAGGGCCTTACATTGGATCCAACATTTTCAATGTACTTGGAATTATGGAACCCATACCTTAAATGTGTTATGTGTACCACATGACCCCAGATGAATTGGAATCTACCAACTGTCGAAACAGCTTTGGCTCATCGGATCAGCACGTCCGTCAAATAAAATAGATGAGCTGAGTTGATAATTTATCACCCGTCCTCTTGGCTCGTTTTGACGGTTCTATTTGGATAATTATCATTGTTCTAGAGTTGAGTTCAATATTGTTTGTATTAGGCATGCCATAGTGGAGCAATTGGCAGGATTTGGTGTCAAAGTGCACACATGCTCGAGAACTGAGATTGAGCttaatgaaagaattaaagaatGGCAAGCCAAAGGATTCCAAGTTAACAGAAGCAGAGCTAAGTGGGGCGGTTCAATTTCGTCCCCCtcgaattttataaatttataaatcctttaaattttatttaaaaacaatcaGTGAGATCCATGCATGCTTCTCATTAACTATTTAAAGGCCAATTTTATACAGAAAATAATACTACATTAATTACATTTGCTaactttttaatatatatatatatatatatatatcgacgATTTGTAATCTTTAACAGAATAAATTAGTAAACTATGATATATTAATTAGACTAATTTCACTATTTCAATGTTCATTATAACAATAGAACATTCATTTTTAGCTCTTAAAATTGTAAATACAagataacataataaaaataaataaaaattttgatagTTAGTCgttaatatatataatgataaagATTTAGTTTAGAATTTCAGTATTAATTTAATCACATATTATTCTGaaactatataaaaaaaaagtcGAGCGAACATAAAATGTCTAAATGTAATAAACAtgtaaattgaaaaaaaaaatttatttatcatttctAAGTTTTAACTTTCTATTTTAATATTTGCTCTACAATAATtaatgctttttttttttaaaaaaaaaaaagataattttttgttttaaaaattaaaacatttttatttaactTTTTTGTATGATATGATCagtcatatattattttattcctACTGTTAATTTTGCAATAAATAGGGTCGGTTCATTGGAATATATTTAATCAGAAATGCTTTTGGCATGTATCTAACTACAATTTAGTTGAAGTCTATTTCAGTTTATTAAATGCCAAGGAAAAAGCATTTTCTCAAATAAGATTTCAGATCTATGCGAGTGGTTCATAAGTTCAAAAGAGAGTTTTACTGTTcttcagtaaaaaaaaaaagttttaaatTGTCATTTTAACAATTTGTGTTCAAGCTTAAATCTTTACAAGTATGGGATATTCCTTCAGGGAAGCCAAGCACCTACATGCATGTTTCTAATATCTCTATCCTATATGGTTAGGCCCTCTATGATAACCGCATTTGTCGACGAATTGGCACATTGGCTTGGGAAAACTGTTCAGTCGAAGCAGCTCGACCGGACACCATTTCCTTGAATTACTGAGTGAAGATGAAATGGCCTTTGACAACCTTTTCTGTGTTGCCTTCAAAATGCTGGACGCACAGTGCATATTTATCCACCCTATTTATCTTATTCTTTCTGTATCAGAGTCAAAGTACCTGCCTTTATTCCCATCATTTTCAGTGTCAACTAAGTTCATGAATAAGTTATTAGTCTGTGTTTAGTTTGAAACCAAAGTCTCGCGATCCCATTTAAATCAAAGCTTGACATGTTCACGTCAAGTTAATTTACTTTCTCTCTCCTCATGGAATTATTTACACCCACTTTCTCACAAAATAAAAGTTCTTCCACTCTTACTTTGAATCTGGTATAACTAACATCGATCTTTTTTCTAAAATACTAATCTCAATCTTCTGTGTTGTAGGATGTTCTAAGGTCTACCAGGGCACAACTAGAGCGGGAGCTCGCGCTAGAAGACGTGGTTGGTGTAAGAGACTTGCCGGCATATAATCTATTGAAAAGATCGATGATACATCTAATCTAACACAACCCTTTCATTTCTTGAATAATATAAGCATGTTTCGAACGTAAAATATTCATTCAGGTGGTTCTTGTCAGGACACCAAGAAAACATTTGCACATACGAGGTCGATATCTGTTGCATAGAGTTGAATCATTTATCTTTGTATCAACGAGATGCGGACTATGTTTGAGATCATAAAGATTGGGGGTGTATCAAGTCAAATTTCAAATCTAATGAAAAAACCATACATGTTTGCTTCTTCTATTTCAGACTTTAAGCCGTAAGTATATTTGAACAAATTACCCAAATTTCCAATTCAGCAGTAACAAAATTAAAAGTGGGTAACCAAATGCTTCAAATTATGCCAAATGCCTCTCAACACAAAAAATTGTCCAAAAAATTTGTGGGTATCTGGTATGCGCAATCTCATCATTTTGAACATTGTTGTATATTATGCATACCCATTATCATGATTTGGCTCTTCGGAAGATTTAAGGTTCCATCTTTCGAGGCGATCCGCAGCCAGCTTCACCTGTAAATCCCAGTCTGTTCTCCAAGCCATGTAGGTCAGTGCAAGTGATTGGGTTAGAACTCCCAAGTTCATTCCAATCCATATACCCTGCCAagacatgcataacatcattcaaacaACTGATGTTTATCGATACGACTGTTACAAACTACTTGACTGTAAAAATAACTCGCATGTTACCTCAACTTGAAGATTGGCAACATATCCGAGTATAGCTCCAAGCGGTATTCCAATCAAATAATAGCAGCACAGATTGATTACTGCAACAGTTCCTTGCAAACCCGCACCTACTGCCACCCCTGTAATCAAGAATCATCCCCATCTATTAAACGTATGGACAAATCCAAAGAATCAGGGAATGCATTTTGGTGCCCTCGCCCACCACAACTCGGTTTAGACAGAAGaatttattaaaatacataGGTAGAATCAAGTAAAGAATGTGGTACTAACCAGAAAGTACAGGATAAATGCTGTTGAGCAATACTGAAATGGCCAGCAAAAGAGAGAGACGCGACACAGCGTTGGCAACTTCTGAATCGTCGGTAAAGGAATATCCAATACTATTTCCAAATACCAAGCAAATGACTGTAAATATCACCCCAATCACCAATGAGGTAGTTACAAGGACTTTGATAGAAAATTTAGTAGCTTTAGCATCTCCTCTTCCGAGCTCATTTGCAATCCGCACACTACATGGACACGAATAAGACGGATGTATAATCTAACGTTGAAAAACGAGAGAGAGTTGAATTATTTAGCAAACACATACCATGCGGCGCCAAGAAATCCAAGGCAAATCATGAATTCCCATCCATTGATATTAAGACTGCAACATCAAGATTCTGATGTTTCATATTTGGAGAAGTAAAATGAAATACAAAGTTTACTTGTAACAAACTCACCATATGGAGAAGGCAGAAATGGCAACCTCTGCATTGCTCATGTAACCTGCTAATAAGACTAGTACAGAACTGTACCACAACTCCAAGCTACAAGATTGAAAAAAATGCATGTAAATTTGAATAGTGGGAGCAAATCGATTTTGATCGGGGACAATTCTAGAAAATTCAGTATCGAAAACAAGTAATGGAAATGACTAACAAAGTTTAAATatgggcaaaaaaaaaaaagcagtcCGAAGGAGGGCAATGATCCATAAGCATTTTATTTAgtcaaacaataaaaaaaagtatATGTCACTACCAAGCTCAGGAACCTACACAAACAAGAAATTGCATACTTGGTTCTGCCAGAAACGATCAAATATCAGTTCTTGATTTAGGAAATTGACCAGCCCATGTTGCAAGAAAAAATCATCAGCCTCATAATTTTTGTCCTAAATATCCTAAAATTGAATGTGGAAGGGGTAACGACATATACAATACTTCTATAGAGATTTTTTTACCAAACCATAATTCCGGATGATACCGAGAGCTTTATGACAGGCCAAATATCTTTAAACGCTGCTGTGCTGAATCCAGTCCACGTATGAGGGCACCAACCCCCGACGATATAAGCAAGTTCTGAAAACACAACGAACCAAGAAGATATGCACAACGCCGCCATTGCACCATCCACCCCCCAATGCCAAACATAGACAAATAACCATGACAAGGGCAAGTGTAATATGAGCTGAACGATCGATATCCATGCAACAATGCTGTTCTTTTGCTGTGCTTGCAGATACATTTGCATTGTCAATGTGAACACAAAACTGTAGACCA
The sequence above is a segment of the Primulina tabacum isolate GXHZ01 chromosome 6, ASM2559414v2, whole genome shotgun sequence genome. Coding sequences within it:
- the LOC142549505 gene encoding protein DETOXIFICATION 24 translates to MDNGMHERLLVSSEGKEVVDFKRKVWDESHKIWRVALPGILARVASFGTIIVTQSFIGHQSSIDLAGYALVQTLTVRFVNGILIGMSSATETLCGQSYGARQYHMMGIYLQRSWVVDFVTCTLLLPLFIFGAPMFKLFGQEENISNAAGYVSLWFIPMVYSFVFTLTMQMYLQAQQKNSIVAWISIVQLILHLPLSWLFVYVWHWGVDGAMAALCISSWFVVFSELAYIVGGWCPHTWTGFSTAAFKDIWPVIKLSVSSGIMVCLELWYSSVLVLLAGYMSNAEVAISAFSICLNINGWEFMICLGFLGAACVRIANELGRGDAKATKFSIKVLVTTSLVIGVIFTVICLVFGNSIGYSFTDDSEVANAVSRLSLLLAISVLLNSIYPVLSGVAVGAGLQGTVAVINLCCYYLIGIPLGAILGYVANLQVEGIWIGMNLGVLTQSLALTYMAWRTDWDLQVKLAADRLERWNLKSSEEPNHDNGYA